A stretch of Monomorium pharaonis isolate MP-MQ-018 chromosome 7, ASM1337386v2, whole genome shotgun sequence DNA encodes these proteins:
- the LOC114253787 gene encoding uncharacterized protein LOC114253787: protein MKHLVTPLILFALTAGQVVRLPSSYQSGVKWEFGTNVVRGDVLARSNVDHVVPTVYKKELVSPITRGEPEPVVAVYKELSMTPDIYNPVVPTVYRKEDVGQNVHKQHPIIPTVFKAHPVASNIYKSEPVVQNVYKQQAAPVPIVHKVSPVVANVHQLKVHQPVQPVVHHQEQLLLQDYVPKNLPLHSQPQQEVLSHSWNDQYNPDHAFVHDNVHVVPHN, encoded by the coding sequence ATGAAGCATCTTGTTACTCCGCTCATTCTTTTCGCGCTTACCGCTGGGCAAGTAGTTCGATTGCCGTCTTCTTACCAGAGCGGCGTCAAGTGGGAGTTCGGTACTAACGTCGTTCGCGGCGACGTATTGGCCCGCTCTAATGTTGACCATGTTGTACCAACCGTTTACAAAAAGGAGCTGGTTTCGCCAATAACTAGAGGAGAGCCAGAGCCAGTCGTAGCGGTTTACAAGGAACTGTCCATGACGCCGGATATCTACAACCCTGTCGTCCCAACTGTGTACAGAAAGGAGGATGTCGGGCAGAACGTTCACAAGCAGCATCCGATAATACCGACAGTCTTCAAGGCGCACCCGGTGGcatcaaatatttacaagagTGAACCCGTCGTGCAGAACGTTTACAAGCAACAGGCTGCACCAGTGCCAATTGTTCACAAAGTATCTCCGGTCGTAGCCAACGTTCACCAACTTAAAGTCCATCAGCCGGTTCAACCAGTCGTGCATCACCAGGAACAGCTGCTGTTACAGGACTACGTTCCGAAGAATCTACCACTCCATTCGCAGCCGCAGCAAGAGGTACTGAGCCACTCGTGGAATGATCAATACAATCCCGATCATGCGTTTGTTCACGACAACGTGCACGTAGTACCGCACAATTAG
- the LOC105838089 gene encoding zinc finger protein Noc translates to MVVLEEGSMLTTGHNQYLQPDYLSPLSAPLDAKKSPLALLAQTCSQIGADSPTKPLISPLEKSSKGMSLATNAKSPPAAKLERNTRGSPTDGKSLAFKPYETNVVTKKTSDEGRPTSKASVHSASGQDSVSVSDCTHLDKKSSAGNRTPVSRKSASPSSQATATTTSSGTPSVDRKTPADREKTDSSPRSGNSSSSSSSSNNNNNNGASPIIRSGMEILSGAHTKDANLAYKTGLPGFAGNPLCCPPGLAENPAFRPPFAGASPFSHHAAALLSVGYPSAGPTSGNPYLSYARVKTPAGGEALVPVCKDPFCTGCQYSMHNAQIMMGAGSCPSGCTQCDHQKYGLAMALSSLGPMPPPSLSYPSTLAASGRIPFVCNWIVGESYCGKRFATSDELLQHLRSHTSMTGGDPAAAAAAAASAAALLGNPHPHPLLSPSTSLHRAASGGSYPAPSLSPLGARYHPYGKPPTGPLPASLAASPYSAFNALGPYYSPYAVYGQRIGAAVHP, encoded by the exons ATGGTTGTGCTCGAAGAAGGCAGTATGCTGACTACTGGACACAATCAGTATTTACAACCGGATTACCTTTCGCCGCTTTCAGCTCCG TTGGACGCGAAAAAAAGTCCGCTGGCGTTATTAGCGCAAACATGCAGCCAGATCGGGGCGGATTCACCCACGAAACCGCTGATCTCGCCTCTGGAGAAGAGCTCAAAGGGAATGAGTCTCGCGACGAACGCGAAATCGCCGCCGGCCGCGAAATTGGAGCGCAACACCCGCGGCAGTCCGACGGACGGCAAGTCGCTGGCATTCAAGCCGTACGAGACTAACGTCGTGACGAAGAAGACCTCGGACGAGGGTAGACCGACCTCTAAAGCCAGTGTACATAGTGCCAGTGGTCAGGATAGTGTCAGTGTCAGTGATTGCACGCATCTCGACAAAAAATCGTCCGCCGGTAATCGTACGCCGGTGAGTCGAAAGTCCGCGTCGCCGAGCAGCCAAGCGACGGCAACGACGACCAGCAGCGGCACGCCGTCGGTCGATCGGAAGACTCCGGCGGACCGCGAGAAGACCGACAGTTCACCACGGAGcggcaacagcagcagcagcagcagcagcagtaaCAACAACAATAACAATGGCGCCAGTCCAATCATCAGATCGGGAATGGAGATTCTGTCGGGGGCGCACACAAAGGACGCGAATCTGGCATACAAAACGGGTCTTCCAGGATTCGCTGGCAATCCGCTGTGCTGTCCACCGGGTCTCGCCGAGAATCCGGCGTTCAGGCCGCCGTTCGCGGGCGCGTCGCCCTTCTCGCATCACGCGGCGGCGCTGCTGTCCGTCGGCTATCCGTCGGCGGGCCCAACCAGCGGCAACCCCTACTTGAGTTACGCTCGCGTCAAGACTCCCGCTGGCGGTGAGGCCCTGGTGCCGGTCTGCAAGGATCCCTTCTGCACTGGCTGCCAGTACAGTATGCACAACGCCCAGATCATGATGGGCGCGGGCAGCTGTCCGAGCGGCTGCACGCAGTGCGACCATCAGAAGTACGGGCTGGCGATGGCGTTGTCGTCCCTGGGCCCGATGCCGCCACCGTCGCTTTCCTATCCGTCCACGCTGGCCGCCAGCGGCCGGATACCCTTCGTCTGCAACTGGATCGTCGGCGAGTCATACTGCGGCAAGCGATTCGCCACGTCGGACGAGCTGCTCCAGCATCTACGCAGCCACACGAGCATGACCGGAGGCGAtcccgcggcggcggcggcagcggcggcctCCGCGGCCGCGCTTCTCGGCAATCCGCATCCGCATCCGCTGCTGTCGCCCTCGACGAGCCTTCACCGCGCCGCCAGCGGCGGCTCTTACCCGGCGCCGTCGTTGAGCCCGCTCGGCGCTCGATATCATCCGTATGGCAAGCCGCCGACGGGTCCTCTACCAGCCTCGCTCGCCGCCTCGCCGTACAGCGCTTTCAACGCCTTAGGACCTTATTACTCGCCGTACGCGGTTTACGGCCAGCGAATCGGCGCTGCCGTGCATCCCTAA